Genomic segment of Nitrosopumilaceae archaeon AB1(1):
CTAATCCGTTATACACTATTGCTGTGGCACTTTTTAATTGTATGATATCTTGGTGTCTGATTACCCAATGATGTATATCTGCTTTTGCAGGGACAAATTGTTTTGTAGTGTGTATTTCTCCAACTACCCCTTTTGTAAATTCATAGTATGGATAAAATGATCCAAATATCAATGTGATATTATCTGTCTTCTCCTCTCCCTGTATTTGCATTGATATTATGATACCTCCGGATATGAAAGCCACTATAATTCCTATCAAAACAATTTTCATATAATGTTTATTAAAATAATACATTGTATTATTAAGTTTTATATGTTTTTTTTAAAATATTAATAATTAATAATTTTAAATCTAAAATATATATGAAAAAACTAATATAATATATGATATATTTAATAACCAATGGTAATAATCTCTGCGTCATTAAGCGAAAAGATGATTCAGGATATGGATCACTTGAAGGACTCTTTGGGATTCGCGACTAGATCTGAGATAATCAGGGCTGGAATTAGAACTCTCTTGGAGCAGGAAAATAATGATCAAAATTTGGATGCAATTTCTAGTTCTATACTGTTAGTAGTACATCAAAATAAATTTGATAGTAAAGTTGTCAAAATTAAGCATGATTATGAGGACCTTATAAAGACTCATTTACATAGTAAAATTGACGACGATCGATGTATTGAGATGTTTCTACTAGGTGGCGATGGTAAACGTATTAATTCTATAACCAAGGGATTCCTTGCAAATCGTACAATGGATATTGTGAAGATGTTAACCATCTGATCATAGAATGATGATTAGGTAAACTGACGTATGATGAGTATACCTGGGGTATCTGACTATGGTTATTTCATAATAACCTTATATTAAATAGTACCGTACGGTACGGTATATTATGTTACAATGTGATTATTGCAATAGTACTTTTGCTGAATCCATGAATGGTTTGACCACCAAATTTTTCCATGAAACACTTCATGATCCACAAACTGTAAATGAATAATTTTTTTATTTTATTTTATTTTGTTTTATTTAACT
This window contains:
- a CDS encoding CopG family ribbon-helix-helix protein, yielding MVIISASLSEKMIQDMDHLKDSLGFATRSEIIRAGIRTLLEQENNDQNLDAISSSILLVVHQNKFDSKVVKIKHDYEDLIKTHLHSKIDDDRCIEMFLLGGDGKRINSITKGFLANRTMDIVKMLTI